A genomic region of Nostoc sp. UHCC 0702 contains the following coding sequences:
- a CDS encoding class I SAM-dependent methyltransferase, producing MSSQTINLDSQLYDYLLSTSVREPEILYQLRQETASHPGARMQISPEQGQFMRLLVQLLGAKKTLEVGVFTGYSSLSVALALPADGKIVACDVSEEFTAIARRYWQQAGVADKIDLRLAPGLETLDALLADGQAGTFDFAFIDADKENYDGYYERSLQLLRPGGLIAIDNVLWSGRVANPQVQDESTQAIRALNKKLHDDQRVTLSLVPIGDGLTLALKRT from the coding sequence ATGTCATCACAAACAATTAATCTTGATTCTCAGCTTTACGACTACCTTTTATCTACTTCTGTGCGGGAACCTGAGATTCTTTATCAGTTGCGTCAAGAAACTGCTAGCCATCCCGGCGCGAGAATGCAGATTTCACCGGAACAAGGACAGTTCATGAGACTGTTGGTGCAACTTTTAGGTGCAAAAAAAACCTTGGAAGTAGGGGTATTTACTGGTTATAGTTCGCTTTCTGTAGCTTTGGCCTTACCTGCTGATGGCAAGATTGTCGCTTGTGATGTCAGTGAAGAATTTACTGCGATCGCTCGCCGATATTGGCAGCAAGCAGGGGTTGCCGATAAAATTGACCTGCGGTTAGCACCAGGCTTAGAAACTTTAGATGCACTATTGGCAGATGGACAAGCCGGGACGTTTGATTTTGCCTTTATCGATGCTGATAAAGAAAATTATGATGGCTATTATGAGCGATCGCTGCAATTATTGCGTCCGGGTGGATTGATTGCTATTGATAATGTTTTATGGTCTGGACGAGTTGCCAATCCCCAAGTTCAAGACGAAAGTACTCAAGCTATCCGTGCGCTTAACAAAAAGTTACATGATGATCAACGGGTTACGCTGTCTCTTGTCCCTATTGGAGATGGACTGACTTTAGCACTCAAACGGACTTAA
- a CDS encoding ssl1498 family light-harvesting-like protein — MYTTINEDGVLNNYATEPKVYYAQYPAIWEQRKYVLQGVFATLLVTTLVLVGISVS; from the coding sequence ATGTATACCACCATTAACGAAGACGGCGTTCTCAATAACTACGCAACTGAACCCAAAGTTTATTACGCTCAATACCCTGCAATTTGGGAACAACGCAAATATGTTTTACAAGGTGTGTTCGCTACATTACTTGTCACCACTCTAGTTTTGGTTGGTATTAGCGTTAGCTAA
- a CDS encoding N-acetylmuramoyl-L-alanine amidase → MGRIFISAAHGGKEAGRIDSGAIAGGTTEAREMILLRDLIVTELRARSFEILAVPDDLSAADTIAWINSRGRRGDVALEIQADAASSPSVRGASVFYIATNSDRKNNAELLLVGLLRRVPQLPNRGVKPDTDSGLGRLAFCRQTTLPALLMQVGFLSSPEDRSLLQTRRRDFALGIADGLASWSRVIDPNPQTPQEVNYSAINININGQNYQEQGVLINGNAYIPIDLVDRLRIDLSTAPNVRRITYRSVVYVKAVELGDFNVAISWDAGTRTVTLRSNLVVCPGQLDQVMSNGSTSEVQLQLFLRNNNENALVKFPDIPKLYREEANIEGVNYDIAFCQMCIETGFLLFGGDIRPEQNNFAGLGAIGGGSEVATFASARIGVRAHIQHLKAYASLEPLVNEVVDPRFRFVTRGIAPTVYQLSGRWSADLDYGTKITAMLKRLYKSAGLL, encoded by the coding sequence ATGGGGCGTATATTTATTTCAGCGGCTCACGGAGGCAAAGAAGCAGGAAGAATTGACTCAGGTGCGATCGCAGGTGGTACAACCGAAGCTAGGGAAATGATTCTGCTACGGGATTTAATTGTCACGGAACTGAGGGCGCGGAGTTTTGAAATTTTAGCAGTTCCCGATGATTTGAGTGCCGCAGACACCATCGCTTGGATTAATTCTCGTGGTCGTCGGGGTGATGTCGCCCTGGAAATTCAAGCTGATGCGGCTAGTAGTCCTTCTGTGCGTGGGGCTAGCGTTTTCTACATTGCTACTAACAGCGATCGCAAAAACAATGCTGAACTGCTACTAGTAGGACTGTTGCGCCGCGTACCCCAATTGCCAAATCGGGGAGTCAAGCCAGATACAGATAGCGGATTAGGTCGTTTAGCATTCTGTCGCCAAACAACGCTACCCGCTTTGTTGATGCAAGTGGGGTTTCTCAGCAGTCCAGAGGATCGCTCTTTGCTACAAACTCGCCGCCGGGATTTTGCTCTGGGAATTGCTGATGGCTTGGCATCTTGGAGTCGTGTAATTGATCCAAATCCTCAAACGCCCCAAGAAGTAAATTATTCTGCAATAAATATTAACATTAACGGGCAAAATTATCAAGAACAAGGCGTACTCATAAATGGTAATGCTTATATCCCCATTGATTTAGTTGATCGTTTGCGGATTGATCTGTCAACAGCGCCTAATGTCCGGCGTATTACCTATCGCAGTGTAGTCTATGTGAAAGCTGTTGAACTGGGGGATTTTAATGTTGCAATTTCTTGGGATGCTGGGACTCGCACTGTCACTTTACGATCCAATTTAGTAGTTTGCCCTGGTCAATTAGATCAGGTGATGTCCAACGGAAGTACCTCGGAAGTGCAGTTGCAATTATTCCTGAGAAACAACAATGAAAATGCTTTGGTGAAATTTCCTGATATCCCCAAACTCTATCGAGAAGAAGCCAATATAGAAGGGGTAAACTATGACATTGCTTTCTGCCAAATGTGTATAGAAACTGGATTTTTACTTTTTGGTGGCGATATTAGACCTGAGCAAAATAACTTTGCAGGCTTAGGTGCAATTGGTGGTGGTTCGGAAGTAGCAACTTTTGCAAGTGCCAGAATTGGAGTAAGGGCACATATCCAACACCTGAAAGCTTACGCTAGTTTAGAACCTTTGGTGAACGAAGTTGTAGATCCACGGTTTCGTTTTGTGACTCGTGGCATTGCACCAACAGTTTATCAGTTATCAGGGCGCTGGTCAGCAGATTTAGATTATGGTACAAAAATTACAGCAATGCTTAAACGACTATATAAGTCAGCAGGACTGCTTTAA
- a CDS encoding carbonic anhydrase: MKKIVSRRNLLKFGAGAVGTGIVTAGVGSELVFPQKAVAKEDLTPEQALQQLIDGNNRFVKRQRKNPNQTFTRLIEVAKGQKPFASILGCADSRVPSEIIFDQGFGDLFVCRVAGNIATPEETGSLEFGSLILGSKVIMVVGHKRCGAVEATVKGAQVPGQIATLLAAIQPGIESSLNQPGDKLENACKANILSQIKKLKTSPILSQLVSEKKLVIAGGYYDLDTGRVTMIS, translated from the coding sequence ATGAAAAAAATTGTTTCCAGAAGAAACTTACTGAAATTCGGTGCAGGCGCAGTAGGTACAGGCATAGTCACAGCAGGAGTAGGTTCTGAGTTAGTTTTTCCCCAAAAAGCAGTTGCCAAAGAAGATCTGACTCCTGAACAAGCACTGCAACAACTTATAGACGGCAATAACCGATTTGTTAAAAGACAACGCAAAAATCCCAATCAAACTTTTACACGTCTAATAGAAGTTGCTAAAGGTCAGAAACCCTTTGCTTCTATTCTCGGTTGTGCAGATTCACGAGTACCTTCCGAGATTATCTTTGACCAAGGATTTGGGGATTTATTTGTATGTCGTGTGGCTGGTAATATTGCCACGCCAGAAGAAACCGGCAGTCTGGAATTTGGCAGTTTAATATTAGGTTCAAAAGTAATTATGGTGGTGGGGCATAAAAGATGTGGTGCGGTAGAAGCCACAGTTAAAGGTGCCCAAGTCCCTGGTCAAATTGCGACTTTATTGGCTGCGATTCAACCTGGTATAGAATCATCCTTAAATCAACCTGGGGACAAATTAGAAAATGCCTGTAAAGCCAACATTTTGTCACAAATAAAAAAGTTGAAAACATCCCCGATTCTCTCGCAGTTGGTTTCTGAGAAAAAACTCGTAATTGCTGGTGGCTATTATGATTTAGATACTGGTCGTGTCACGATGATTAGTTAG
- a CDS encoding ferrochelatase gives MGRVGVLLLNLGGPDKLDDVGPFLYNLFSDPEIIRLPFRWLQKPLAWFIASRRTKTSQENYKQIGGGSPLRRITEAQGEALKQQLGYSGQEANIYVGMRYWHPYTEEAIALLTQDNIDHLVILPLYPQFSISTSGSSFRLLERLWQEDPKLQPIEYTVIPSWYKQPSYLQSMAELIAQELEQFSNPNEVHIFFSAHGVPKSYVEEAGDPYQQEIEDCTALIMQTLNRPNSYTLAYQSRVGPVEWLQPYTEDALKQLGAQGVKDLVVVPISFVSEHIETLQEIDIEYREIAEESGIENFRRVPAPNTHPVFIKALADLVIDALKKPSLKLSQVTQMKKKVKMYPQENWEWGMTTSAEVWNGRIAMLGFIALIIELITGHGLLHMIGLLQ, from the coding sequence ATGGGTCGTGTAGGCGTCTTATTACTCAATCTGGGGGGACCTGACAAATTAGATGATGTCGGGCCGTTTTTGTATAACCTATTTTCTGATCCGGAAATTATTCGCCTACCATTTCGTTGGTTGCAAAAACCCCTAGCTTGGTTCATTGCCTCACGGCGAACCAAAACATCTCAAGAAAACTACAAGCAAATCGGCGGTGGTTCGCCACTGCGGCGAATTACTGAGGCACAAGGTGAAGCCTTGAAGCAACAGTTGGGTTATTCGGGGCAGGAGGCTAATATTTACGTGGGAATGCGTTATTGGCATCCCTACACTGAAGAAGCGATCGCTCTACTTACCCAAGATAACATCGATCACTTGGTGATTCTGCCACTATATCCTCAATTTTCCATCAGTACTAGTGGTTCTAGTTTCCGGCTTTTAGAAAGACTTTGGCAAGAAGACCCAAAACTTCAACCCATTGAATACACTGTCATTCCCTCCTGGTACAAACAACCAAGCTACCTTCAGTCAATGGCAGAACTCATCGCCCAGGAACTAGAACAATTTTCCAATCCCAATGAAGTTCATATCTTCTTCAGCGCTCACGGTGTTCCCAAAAGCTATGTTGAAGAAGCTGGCGACCCCTACCAGCAAGAAATTGAGGATTGTACTGCTTTGATTATGCAAACCCTCAATCGTCCTAATTCCTATACCTTAGCTTACCAAAGCCGCGTAGGCCCAGTAGAATGGCTTCAACCCTATACTGAAGATGCGCTCAAACAGCTAGGGGCACAAGGCGTCAAAGATTTAGTAGTCGTACCTATCAGTTTTGTCTCAGAACACATAGAGACACTACAAGAAATTGATATTGAGTATCGAGAAATAGCTGAAGAATCAGGGATTGAAAACTTTCGTCGGGTACCTGCTCCCAACACCCATCCGGTGTTTATCAAAGCATTGGCAGACCTAGTGATTGATGCGCTCAAAAAGCCCAGTCTCAAACTTTCCCAAGTTACCCAGATGAAGAAAAAAGTCAAAATGTACCCCCAAGAAAATTGGGAGTGGGGGATGACTACTAGCGCCGAAGTCTGGAATGGTCGTATTGCCATGCTGGGCTTTATTGCCCTAATTATCGAACTGATTACCGGTCACGGTCTATTGCACATGATAGGCCTTTTGCAATAG
- a CDS encoding DUF4126 domain-containing protein, whose amino-acid sequence MIEILATLSASAAAGMRIGIPLLIIGLLHGTNLWSEVPILSHISSPILLGCLTSWSLVELLASKKLWGQRLVQLVQLLLSPLVGAIMGLAVASATAAPDWLIAVIGGLLALVLQLVQIGWFYRLRGLPLWAVFLQDTLCIALVLFAFDAPRQGGLIALILLWFAVRSAKQWYDWYWRK is encoded by the coding sequence ATGATTGAAATTTTAGCTACACTCTCTGCTTCTGCGGCAGCAGGAATGAGAATAGGCATACCGCTATTGATCATTGGACTGTTGCATGGCACTAACTTGTGGTCGGAAGTTCCAATTTTATCTCACATTTCTTCGCCAATCTTATTAGGCTGCCTTACCAGTTGGTCATTAGTTGAACTACTTGCCTCAAAAAAGCTATGGGGACAAAGACTGGTGCAATTAGTTCAGTTATTATTGTCTCCCCTCGTAGGGGCAATTATGGGGTTAGCAGTCGCTTCAGCTACAGCAGCACCGGACTGGCTAATTGCCGTAATTGGGGGTTTGTTAGCTTTAGTACTTCAGCTGGTTCAAATTGGTTGGTTCTACCGCTTGCGTGGCTTGCCATTGTGGGCAGTTTTTCTTCAAGATACCTTGTGCATTGCTCTGGTGCTTTTCGCCTTTGACGCCCCCCGACAAGGAGGATTAATTGCTTTAATTTTGCTCTGGTTTGCAGTGCGTAGTGCTAAGCAATGGTATGACTGGTATTGGCGGAAATAG
- a CDS encoding DNA primase, with the protein MQIKRLHPDTIEEVKQRADIVDVVSEHVLLRKRGKDFIGLCPFHDEKSPSFTVSQIKQMYYCFGCQAGGNAIKFLMDLEKRSFTEVVLDLARRHQVRVETLEPEQRQELQRQLSLREQLYEVLASAAQFYQHALRQSQGQKAIQYLQFPRRLQEQTIQQFGLGYAPAGWETLYRYLVEDKHYPVQLLEKAGLIKPRKEGNNYYDVFRDRLMIPIRDVQGRVIAFGGRTLTDEQPKYLNSPETELFSKGKTLFALDQAKGGISQQNQAVVVEGYFDAIALHAAGINNAVASLGTALSLEQVKLVLRYTESKQLVLNFDADKAGTNAAERAIGEIADLAYNGVVQLKILNLPDGKDADEYLHTHTPEDYQQLLVNAPLWLDWQIQKITKDRDLKQATDFQQVTQQIVKLLKNITNSDTRNYYVSYCAEILSLGDTRLIPLRVENLLTQIAPAAATYSKPLPTRREWNTRNYSQSPITSHQSQVPTSERSLLELAEALLLRIYLHCPEQRQAIMVALDERDLEFSLSHHRFLWRQILESTDEQVDLISSLQDRYLELSEDIGLVSHLFHLNEKSKKEILRTPQVIQAAIACMEMVMREKRCRYFEELWKQTDQKTDPERYEYYGKAFPAEKLRCLELDKQRSFAIEEVLKFSD; encoded by the coding sequence ATGCAAATTAAGCGCTTGCACCCAGATACAATTGAAGAAGTGAAACAACGCGCTGATATTGTAGATGTCGTATCAGAACATGTACTTTTACGCAAGCGTGGAAAAGATTTTATTGGCTTGTGTCCGTTTCACGATGAGAAAAGCCCCAGTTTTACAGTCAGCCAGATAAAGCAAATGTACTATTGCTTCGGCTGTCAAGCTGGGGGAAATGCGATCAAGTTTCTCATGGACTTGGAAAAGCGCTCTTTCACTGAGGTAGTGTTAGATTTAGCGCGGCGTCATCAAGTGCGTGTGGAAACTCTCGAACCTGAACAACGCCAAGAATTACAGCGTCAGCTGTCTTTGCGTGAACAATTATATGAAGTTCTCGCTTCCGCAGCACAGTTTTATCAACATGCCCTCAGACAATCCCAAGGACAAAAAGCAATTCAGTATTTGCAATTCCCACGCCGACTTCAAGAACAAACCATTCAGCAGTTTGGTTTAGGTTATGCACCCGCAGGCTGGGAGACTCTCTACCGCTATCTGGTAGAAGATAAACACTACCCAGTACAACTACTAGAAAAAGCGGGATTGATTAAACCACGCAAGGAAGGAAACAATTATTACGATGTGTTTCGCGATCGCCTGATGATTCCCATTCGTGATGTGCAAGGGCGTGTGATTGCCTTTGGTGGGAGAACTCTCACCGATGAGCAACCTAAATATTTAAATTCACCAGAAACCGAACTTTTCAGTAAAGGTAAAACCTTATTTGCCCTCGATCAAGCCAAAGGAGGAATTTCCCAACAGAATCAGGCGGTGGTGGTAGAAGGATATTTTGATGCGATCGCTCTCCATGCTGCTGGTATTAATAATGCTGTCGCCTCTCTCGGTACTGCCCTGAGTTTGGAGCAAGTCAAATTAGTATTACGTTATACAGAGTCTAAACAGTTAGTTCTCAACTTTGATGCTGATAAAGCTGGGACAAATGCCGCCGAACGAGCAATTGGTGAAATTGCCGATTTAGCATACAATGGCGTTGTTCAACTGAAAATTCTCAACCTCCCCGATGGCAAAGATGCAGATGAATACTTGCATACTCATACGCCAGAAGACTATCAACAACTATTGGTAAATGCTCCACTTTGGCTAGACTGGCAGATTCAAAAAATTACAAAAGACCGCGACTTAAAGCAAGCAACCGATTTTCAACAGGTAACTCAGCAAATAGTCAAATTACTGAAAAATATAACTAATAGTGATACCCGTAACTATTACGTTTCTTATTGTGCAGAAATACTCAGCTTAGGGGATACCAGACTGATACCTCTACGAGTAGAAAATTTACTCACTCAAATTGCTCCGGCTGCGGCTACATACTCTAAGCCTTTACCAACTAGGAGAGAGTGGAACACTAGGAATTATTCCCAGTCCCCAATCACCAGTCACCAGTCCCAAGTCCCCACCAGCGAACGTAGTCTTTTAGAACTAGCAGAAGCTTTATTGTTGCGAATTTACCTGCATTGTCCCGAACAGCGTCAAGCTATTATGGTAGCCTTAGATGAACGGGATTTAGAATTTAGCCTTTCTCACCATCGATTTTTGTGGCGGCAGATTTTAGAGTCAACAGATGAGCAAGTTGATTTAATCTCAAGTCTGCAAGACAGATATCTAGAATTGTCTGAAGATATAGGATTAGTTTCCCATCTGTTTCATCTCAATGAGAAAAGTAAGAAAGAAATACTTCGGACTCCGCAAGTGATTCAAGCTGCGATCGCTTGTATGGAGATGGTAATGCGTGAAAAACGCTGTCGTTACTTCGAGGAACTATGGAAACAAACAGATCAAAAAACTGATCCGGAACGATATGAATACTATGGTAAGGCTTTTCCAGCAGAAAAACTGCGCTGTCTGGAGTTAGACAAACAGCGCAGTTTTGCTATAGAAGAAGTACTGAAATTTAGTGATTAA
- a CDS encoding ssl1498 family light-harvesting-like protein, which translates to MYTTINEDGVLNNYATEPKVYYAQYPAIWEQRKYVLQGVFATLLVTTLVLVGISVS; encoded by the coding sequence ATGTATACCACCATCAACGAAGACGGCGTTCTCAATAACTACGCAACTGAACCCAAAGTTTATTACGCTCAATACCCTGCAATTTGGGAACAACGCAAATATGTTTTACAAGGTGTGTTCGCTACATTACTTGTCACCACTCTAGTTTTGGTTGGTATCAGCGTTAGTTAA
- a CDS encoding class I SAM-dependent methyltransferase translates to MATILRDWSYRYQWLYDGISRLAAVSVGGEANFRQLALQGLTIHSDNQVLDLCCGSGQSTQFLVKYSQNVTGLDASPLSLRRAQQNVPEATYVEAFAENMPFVDNLFDVVHTSAALHEMQPEQLRKIINEVYRVLKPGGVFTLVDFHAPTNPIFWPGVSLFLLLFETETAWQLLKTDLPGLLTTAGFDVGQPSLYAGGSLQVIKARK, encoded by the coding sequence ATGGCAACAATTTTACGCGATTGGAGTTACCGCTATCAATGGTTGTATGATGGTATATCGCGCTTAGCAGCTGTAAGTGTAGGCGGTGAAGCCAATTTTCGGCAACTCGCTTTGCAAGGCTTAACAATTCACTCAGATAATCAGGTATTAGATTTATGTTGCGGCAGCGGTCAATCAACCCAATTTTTGGTTAAATATTCACAAAATGTAACAGGATTGGATGCTTCACCATTATCTTTGCGACGCGCACAGCAGAATGTCCCTGAAGCCACCTATGTGGAAGCTTTTGCTGAAAACATGCCGTTTGTAGATAATCTGTTTGATGTGGTGCATACCAGTGCGGCACTGCATGAAATGCAGCCTGAGCAATTACGAAAAATTATTAATGAGGTTTATCGGGTGCTGAAACCGGGAGGAGTATTTACACTGGTGGATTTTCACGCACCTACTAATCCGATATTTTGGCCTGGGGTGTCACTGTTTTTATTATTGTTTGAGACAGAAACGGCTTGGCAGTTGCTGAAAACTGATTTGCCTGGTTTGTTAACTACAGCTGGGTTTGATGTAGGCCAGCCAAGTTTGTATGCAGGCGGCAGTTTGCAAGTGATAAAGGCGAGGAAATGA
- a CDS encoding Rpn family recombination-promoting nuclease/putative transposase, whose translation MKTDTIFYRLFQSFPSIFFELIRQPPETANTYQFSSVEVKQLAFRIDGVFLPRNNAPSPPIYFVEVQFQFDKKFYSRFFAEIFLYLDKTELANNWRGVVVYPSRSIDTADTERYIELLTSQRISCIYLDELDSGGEQSIGIETVKLVIEPESTVGTKAKELIKATRQQITDEVTQRELLQLIETIIIYKFPKASREEIEQMLGLSELKQTRVYQEAKLEGKIEGKIEGKIEGKLEAVPFMLNLGATVEQIAEALGLDIEQVRLVTQSTQLNQEQDQD comes from the coding sequence GTGAAAACAGACACTATTTTTTATCGCTTGTTCCAAAGCTTCCCCAGCATCTTCTTTGAACTGATTCGCCAACCCCCAGAAACAGCAAACACCTATCAATTTTCATCAGTTGAAGTTAAACAACTGGCTTTCCGAATTGATGGTGTATTTCTCCCTAGGAACAATGCACCATCACCACCGATTTATTTTGTTGAAGTCCAATTCCAATTTGACAAAAAGTTCTACTCACGCTTTTTTGCAGAAATCTTCCTTTATCTGGATAAAACCGAATTGGCTAATAATTGGCGGGGAGTCGTCGTTTATCCAAGCAGGAGTATCGATACAGCAGATACAGAAAGATATATTGAATTACTGACTAGTCAGCGCATAAGCTGTATTTATCTTGATGAACTAGATTCAGGAGGAGAACAGTCTATTGGCATTGAGACAGTCAAGTTAGTAATTGAACCAGAATCAACTGTCGGTACAAAAGCTAAGGAATTGATCAAAGCCACCAGACAACAAATAACTGATGAAGTCACCCAGCGGGAACTTCTACAATTGATAGAGACGATAATTATCTATAAATTTCCTAAAGCAAGCCGGGAGGAGATTGAGCAAATGTTGGGCTTAAGTGAGTTAAAACAAACTAGAGTGTATCAGGAAGCTAAGTTAGAAGGCAAGATTGAAGGCAAGATTGAAGGCAAGATTGAAGGCAAATTGGAGGCAGTGCCTTTTATGCTGAACTTGGGTGCAACTGTGGAACAGATAGCAGAAGCATTAGGTTTAGATATAGAACAAGTAAGACTTGTAACCCAAAGCACTCAGTTAAATCAGGAACAAGATCAAGATTGA
- a CDS encoding ssl1498 family light-harvesting-like protein produces MYTTINEDGVLNNYATEPKVYYAQYPAIWEQRKYVLQGLFATLLVTTLVLVGISVS; encoded by the coding sequence ATGTATACCACCATTAACGAAGACGGCGTTCTCAATAACTACGCAACTGAACCCAAAGTTTATTACGCTCAATACCCTGCAATTTGGGAACAACGCAAATATGTTTTACAAGGTTTGTTCGCTACATTACTTGTCACCACTCTAGTTTTGGTTGGTATTAGCGTTAGTTAA
- a CDS encoding NAD(P)H-quinone oxidoreductase subunit F, translating into MAQFLLETVWLVPLYALIGGLLALPWSPGIIRRTGPRPAGYVNLIMTFLAFVHAALAFLASWNQAPYEVSIPWLSTAGLNFSIDLEISSVSIGAMVVIAGLNLLAQIYAIGYMEMDWGWGRFYSLLGLFEAGLCALALCNNLFFSYAILEVLTLGTYLLVGLWFSQPMVVSGARDAFLTKRVGDLFLLMGVLAIWPLAGTWNYTELANWAATANVDPTLLALVGLALVAGPMGKCAQFPLHLWLDEAMEGPVPSTILRNSVVVASGAWVLIKLQPVLSLSPIVSSAMVAIGTVTAVGASIIAIAQIDIKRCLSYSVSAYMGLVFIAVGTQQDEAALLLVLTHALASALLVMSTGGIIWNSITQNVSQLGGLWSRRPMSGLAYIVGTLGLIGFPPLGSFWALLKLASGLWEIKPWLVGVVIAVNVFTAFSLTREFCLIFGGKPKQMSERSPEVHAPMALPMMILLGFVLHMPLVLQSLSLLPSWADLNKDVALLLIWSTIFGCSISSVIYLSNIVPKPIRLPWQPLQDLIAYDFYTPKLYRMSIVLSVDLISKLADLVDRFVVDGFVNLVGLASIGTGESLKYSTSGQTQFYAFTVLLGVSVLGMFVTWPYWGNQFLDLIF; encoded by the coding sequence ATGGCTCAATTTTTGCTTGAAACGGTTTGGCTAGTGCCTTTATACGCCCTGATTGGTGGGCTTTTAGCCCTACCTTGGTCGCCGGGAATTATTCGACGCACTGGGCCAAGACCTGCGGGTTATGTCAATTTAATCATGACATTTTTGGCGTTTGTCCATGCTGCTTTGGCATTTTTGGCAAGTTGGAATCAAGCGCCATATGAAGTATCCATACCTTGGTTAAGTACTGCTGGTTTAAACTTCTCCATTGATTTAGAAATTTCCTCAGTGAGTATAGGTGCAATGGTAGTGATTGCTGGCTTGAATTTGCTGGCACAGATTTACGCCATTGGCTATATGGAAATGGACTGGGGTTGGGGACGGTTTTATTCTCTATTAGGCTTATTTGAAGCCGGACTTTGTGCCCTGGCCCTTTGCAATAACCTATTCTTCAGCTATGCAATTCTGGAAGTGCTGACTTTGGGAACCTACCTGTTAGTTGGGTTGTGGTTTAGTCAGCCAATGGTTGTCAGCGGTGCGAGAGATGCTTTCTTAACTAAGCGGGTGGGAGATTTATTCCTGTTGATGGGAGTGCTGGCAATTTGGCCCCTAGCTGGAACCTGGAATTATACCGAATTAGCTAATTGGGCAGCTACTGCCAATGTTGACCCGACGCTTTTAGCACTTGTTGGTTTGGCACTTGTGGCGGGGCCGATGGGTAAGTGCGCTCAATTTCCTTTGCATCTGTGGTTAGATGAAGCGATGGAAGGGCCTGTTCCCAGTACAATTTTACGGAACTCAGTAGTAGTTGCCAGCGGTGCTTGGGTACTAATTAAACTGCAACCTGTTTTGAGTCTGTCGCCCATAGTTTCATCAGCAATGGTAGCGATTGGTACAGTAACAGCAGTGGGTGCTTCTATAATTGCGATCGCTCAAATTGATATCAAACGCTGCTTATCCTATTCAGTGAGTGCCTATATGGGTTTGGTGTTCATTGCCGTAGGCACCCAGCAAGACGAAGCCGCACTCTTGTTGGTACTTACCCACGCCCTCGCCTCAGCCTTGTTAGTAATGAGTACTGGCGGAATCATCTGGAACAGCATCACCCAAAACGTCAGCCAGTTAGGTGGACTGTGGTCGCGTCGTCCGATGTCCGGACTAGCTTATATTGTTGGCACTCTGGGATTAATTGGTTTTCCTCCCTTGGGAAGCTTTTGGGCATTGTTGAAATTAGCTTCGGGACTGTGGGAAATTAAACCTTGGCTGGTAGGAGTAGTAATAGCGGTCAATGTTTTCACAGCTTTCAGTTTAACAAGGGAATTCTGTCTGATTTTTGGTGGTAAACCCAAGCAAATGAGCGAGCGATCGCCAGAAGTTCACGCTCCTATGGCTTTACCAATGATGATTTTGCTGGGTTTTGTTCTACATATGCCTTTGGTGTTACAAAGCTTATCACTGCTGCCGAGTTGGGCAGATCTCAATAAAGATGTCGCCTTACTACTAATTTGGTCAACTATTTTTGGTTGCAGCATTAGCAGCGTCATTTATCTGAGTAATATCGTTCCTAAACCGATTCGCCTGCCTTGGCAACCTTTGCAAGACTTAATTGCCTACGATTTTTACACACCAAAACTTTATCGGATGAGCATAGTTTTGAGTGTTGACCTGATTTCTAAATTAGCCGATCTTGTTGACCGCTTTGTAGTTGATGGCTTTGTTAACTTGGTTGGTCTAGCTTCCATTGGTACTGGTGAAAGTCTCAAATATAGCACCTCTGGACAAACTCAGTTTTATGCTTTCACAGTTCTTTTAGGAGTTAGCGTCTTAGGAATGTTTGTTACTTGGCCATATTGGGGAAATCAGTTTTTAGACTTGATATTTTAG